The following proteins are encoded in a genomic region of Galbibacter sp. BG1:
- the yaaA gene encoding peroxide stress protein YaaA: MKIVVSPAKSLDFETELPTDKYTNPEFLKEAEQLNTVLQKKSPKKLSELMSISEKLADLNWQRNQDFTTPFTPKNSRPAIYAFNGDVYTGLDAYTIPQDKIDSLQEKLRILSGLYGVLKPLDLMQPYRLEMGTKLSIGKNKNLYEFWQKKITAKLNEELGKEELFLNLASNEYFGAVNEKELKVPVITPVFKDWKNDKLKIISFYAKKARGSMVRYIIDTNAKTLEDLKGFDYDGYAFSEEHTKKKNELVFVR; the protein is encoded by the coding sequence GTGAAAATAGTTGTATCACCTGCAAAATCACTGGATTTTGAAACGGAATTACCTACCGATAAATATACAAATCCTGAATTTTTAAAAGAAGCGGAGCAATTAAACACAGTGCTTCAAAAGAAATCTCCCAAGAAGCTCTCGGAGCTCATGAGTATTTCAGAAAAACTAGCGGATTTAAATTGGCAGCGTAATCAAGATTTTACAACGCCTTTTACCCCAAAAAATTCAAGGCCTGCCATTTATGCCTTCAATGGCGATGTCTATACCGGTTTGGATGCCTATACCATTCCACAGGATAAAATTGATAGCCTTCAAGAAAAATTACGGATTTTAAGCGGACTTTATGGTGTCTTAAAACCCTTAGATCTTATGCAACCGTATAGGTTGGAAATGGGTACGAAACTTTCCATCGGAAAAAATAAAAATCTCTACGAATTTTGGCAGAAGAAAATTACAGCAAAACTTAACGAGGAGCTTGGCAAAGAAGAGCTTTTTCTGAATTTAGCCAGTAATGAATATTTTGGAGCTGTGAATGAGAAGGAATTAAAGGTTCCTGTAATTACTCCCGTATTTAAGGATTGGAAGAACGATAAACTGAAAATTATTAGTTTCTACGCCAAAAAAGCACGGGGTTCCATGGTGCGTTATATTATAGATACCAATGCAAAAACCCTCGAAGATTTAAAAGGTTTTGATTACGATGGGTATGCATTTAGCGAGGAGCATACCAAAAAGAAGAACGAACTGGTTTTTGTGAGATAG
- a CDS encoding 30S ribosomal protein THX, giving the protein MGKGDKKTKRGKISRGSYGVRRRKKIKKRTPVEEKVSVDTKK; this is encoded by the coding sequence ATGGGAAAAGGAGATAAAAAAACAAAAAGGGGTAAAATTAGCAGGGGAAGTTATGGCGTACGCCGCCGGAAAAAAATAAAAAAGCGTACTCCTGTGGAAGAAAAAGTAAGTGTAGATACTAAAAAGTAA
- a CDS encoding uracil-DNA glycosylase family protein gives MFLHKHPYKPYIPKKATKLIVGTLPPPRFSVREFKPGDVDFCYGSRDGYLWPVLNEIFQLNLLFETTPKAISQRKEFLTRHRIGICDIVDSAEREAIDASDLGMQNVVCRDILSQLVENPTIGTLLFMGGNSKNGPEYFFRKQWKQKNIMLTPVSLEVPRRFSFKLNGRIIETISLTSPSGAANRAVGAIPAYKALKKKHPNFNTIDFRVLQYSKYFK, from the coding sequence ATGTTCCTACATAAGCACCCATACAAACCTTATATTCCTAAAAAAGCTACTAAACTCATCGTCGGTACGCTTCCACCACCACGTTTTTCGGTAAGGGAATTCAAACCTGGGGATGTAGATTTTTGCTACGGTAGTAGGGATGGTTATTTATGGCCTGTACTGAATGAAATTTTTCAATTAAATCTACTATTTGAAACCACCCCAAAAGCGATTAGTCAGCGGAAAGAATTTCTAACAAGGCACAGAATTGGAATTTGCGATATTGTGGATTCCGCAGAAAGGGAAGCTATAGACGCTTCCGACCTTGGAATGCAAAATGTAGTTTGTAGGGATATTTTGAGTCAATTAGTTGAAAATCCGACAATCGGTACATTATTATTTATGGGCGGCAATAGTAAAAACGGACCAGAATATTTCTTCAGAAAACAATGGAAGCAAAAAAATATTATGTTAACTCCTGTTTCTTTGGAAGTCCCGAGGAGGTTTTCTTTTAAATTGAATGGCAGAATAATTGAAACCATTTCACTAACATCTCCTTCTGGCGCTGCGAATAGGGCAGTGGGAGCCATACCAGCGTATAAGGCATTAAAAAAGAAGCACCCAAACTTCAATACAATTGACTTTAGAGTGCTTCAGTATTCAAAATATTTTAAGTGA
- the trpA gene encoding tryptophan synthase subunit alpha, giving the protein MNRINKKLQEDKKLLSIYFTAGYPNLEDTVPIIEKLQESGVDMLEIGLPFSDPLADGPTIQESSTKALKNGMTTAKLFDQLKDIRKTVSIPLIIMGYFNPMMQYGVEAFCKKCAEIGIDGFIIPDLPVDVYHEEYQEIFEKYGLINVFLITPQTSEERIRFIDSVSNGFIYLVSSASVTGAKSNFGDIQNEYFKRVDALNLNAPQIVGFGISNAETFKSATKYGKGAIIGSAFIKMITAEGINGIEKFIKGINPTSNP; this is encoded by the coding sequence ATGAACAGAATTAATAAAAAACTACAGGAAGATAAAAAACTACTTTCCATATACTTTACCGCCGGTTACCCAAATCTGGAAGATACGGTTCCTATAATTGAAAAACTTCAGGAAAGTGGTGTGGACATGCTCGAAATAGGACTCCCCTTTTCTGATCCGCTGGCCGATGGACCGACCATTCAGGAAAGTTCTACCAAAGCCCTAAAAAATGGAATGACAACCGCAAAGTTGTTTGATCAATTAAAGGATATCAGAAAAACAGTTTCCATTCCCTTAATTATTATGGGTTATTTTAACCCGATGATGCAGTATGGCGTGGAAGCATTTTGCAAAAAATGTGCAGAAATAGGCATCGATGGTTTTATTATTCCGGATCTTCCAGTGGATGTCTACCATGAAGAATACCAAGAAATTTTTGAGAAATACGGCCTTATAAATGTTTTTCTTATAACCCCGCAAACTTCAGAAGAACGCATCCGTTTTATAGACTCTGTTTCCAACGGGTTTATTTATCTGGTAAGTTCTGCAAGTGTTACCGGCGCCAAAAGTAATTTTGGGGATATCCAAAACGAATATTTTAAAAGAGTGGACGCTCTGAACCTTAACGCACCCCAAATAGTTGGCTTTGGTATAAGCAATGCGGAAACCTTTAAATCGGCTACCAAATATGGGAAGGGCGCGATTATTGGTTCTGCTTTTATAAAAATGATTACCGCTGAAGGAATTAATGGTATTGAAAAGTTTATTAAAGGAATTAACCCCACCTCAAACCCTTAA
- the trpB gene encoding tryptophan synthase subunit beta: protein MKTYNVNEKGYYGDFGGAYIPEMLYPNVEELRQQYLSIMNEESFKEEFDQLLKDYVGRPSPLYFAKRMSEKYGVKIYLKREDLNHTGAHKINNTIGQILMAKRLGKKRIIAETGAGQHGVATATVCALMGIECVVYMGEIDISRQAPNVARMKMLGAEVRPALSGSRTLKDATNEAIRDWINNPVDTHYIIGSAIGPHPYPDMVTRFQSIISEEIKWQLKEKEGRENPDYVVACIGGGSNAAGTYYHFLDEKDVGIIAVEAAGKGVNSGESAATSALGKEGIIHGCKTLLMQTGDGQITEPYSISAGLDYPGVGPMHAHLYRSGRGEFFSITDEDAMKAGLELCKTEGIIPAIESSHALAIFDHKKFKKEDVIVINLSGRGDKDLNTYIDYFDL, encoded by the coding sequence ATGAAAACATATAACGTAAACGAAAAAGGATATTATGGCGATTTTGGGGGTGCTTACATTCCAGAAATGTTATACCCTAATGTTGAAGAATTACGCCAGCAATATCTTTCTATAATGAACGAAGAGTCTTTTAAAGAAGAATTCGATCAATTACTGAAAGATTATGTGGGGCGCCCTTCCCCTCTCTATTTCGCAAAAAGAATGTCTGAGAAATACGGGGTTAAAATTTATCTTAAGCGGGAAGACCTCAATCACACCGGTGCCCATAAAATAAACAACACTATTGGGCAAATTCTAATGGCAAAGCGTTTGGGCAAAAAAAGAATTATTGCAGAAACGGGAGCTGGGCAGCATGGAGTTGCTACCGCTACCGTTTGTGCACTTATGGGGATTGAATGTGTGGTGTACATGGGAGAAATTGATATTTCCCGACAAGCTCCAAACGTGGCTCGTATGAAAATGCTGGGTGCCGAGGTACGCCCGGCGCTTTCAGGAAGTAGAACTTTAAAAGATGCCACCAACGAGGCCATTCGGGATTGGATAAATAACCCTGTAGATACGCATTACATTATTGGTTCTGCCATTGGTCCACATCCTTATCCAGATATGGTTACCCGTTTTCAAAGTATTATTTCTGAAGAAATAAAATGGCAGCTTAAGGAAAAAGAAGGGCGTGAAAATCCAGATTATGTCGTTGCATGCATTGGGGGAGGCAGTAACGCCGCTGGAACATATTACCACTTTTTAGATGAAAAGGACGTTGGAATAATCGCTGTGGAAGCTGCAGGAAAAGGAGTTAACTCAGGAGAAAGTGCGGCTACCTCAGCATTGGGCAAGGAAGGAATTATCCATGGATGCAAAACCTTATTGATGCAAACTGGGGACGGCCAAATAACAGAACCTTATTCCATTTCAGCCGGATTGGATTATCCCGGTGTTGGACCCATGCATGCCCATTTATACCGTTCAGGGCGTGGGGAATTCTTTTCTATTACCGATGAGGATGCCATGAAAGCGGGACTGGAGCTGTGCAAAACCGAGGGCATCATCCCGGCGATAGAAAGCTCCCACGCGCTGGCAATTTTCGATCATAAAAAATTCAAAAAAGAGGATGTTATCGTAATCAACCTTTCCGGGCGTGGGGATAAAGACCTGAATACTTATATTGATTATTTCGATTTGTAA
- a CDS encoding phosphoribosylanthranilate isomerase — protein sequence MKIKVCGMKYRENIEAVAALQPDYLGFIFYENSARNNEDTVPTLPSNIHKVGVFVDAEIDFVVEKVKKHQLNAIQLHGKESAEYCKELRNRIMTPETGLKENKTTSHEETKNIKIVKVFSIKDEFDFGRLQPFEDTVDFFLFDTKGKLPGGNGYSFNWEVLKNYPSNKPFFLSGGIGMEHLEKIKNMNLELPIHAIDVNSKFELEPGLKNVELLQNFVKDFRF from the coding sequence ATGAAAATCAAAGTCTGCGGAATGAAATACCGAGAAAATATAGAAGCTGTTGCAGCATTGCAACCAGACTACCTCGGATTTATATTTTATGAAAATTCTGCCCGTAACAATGAAGACACGGTGCCTACACTGCCATCCAACATTCATAAAGTTGGGGTTTTTGTAGATGCTGAAATTGATTTTGTTGTTGAAAAAGTAAAAAAACATCAGCTGAATGCCATACAACTTCACGGAAAGGAGTCTGCTGAATATTGCAAAGAGCTTAGAAATAGGATAATGACCCCGGAAACTGGCCTAAAGGAAAATAAAACAACTTCACATGAGGAAACAAAGAACATTAAAATCGTAAAAGTTTTTTCCATTAAAGATGAATTCGATTTTGGCAGGTTGCAACCTTTTGAAGATACGGTCGATTTCTTTTTGTTTGATACCAAAGGAAAGCTCCCAGGTGGAAATGGTTATTCTTTTAATTGGGAAGTTTTAAAAAACTACCCTTCCAATAAACCATTCTTTTTAAGTGGAGGGATCGGGATGGAGCACTTAGAAAAAATAAAAAACATGAATCTGGAATTGCCCATTCACGCCATAGATGTAAACAGCAAGTTTGAATTGGAACCGGGCTTAAAAAACGTAGAACTGTTGCAAAATTTTGTAAAAGACTTCAGGTTTTAG
- the trpC gene encoding indole-3-glycerol phosphate synthase TrpC yields MNILDKIVADKKKEVTLKKELIPVSQLEASVLFSRNCFSLAEKLKASNTGIIAEHKRRSPSKSVINQSLNVQDVAKGYENAGACGMSVLTDGKYFGGSLDDLLLARASVSIPLLRKEFIVDTYQLIEAKAYGADVILLIAAILTRYETKLLSETAKNLGLDVLLEVHNEEELEKSIMPSLDMLGVNNRNLKTFEVSLEISKSLSEKIPDDFVKVSESGISNIQSIKELKPYGYKGFLIGENFMKTDNPGKSATDFIKKL; encoded by the coding sequence ATGAACATTTTAGATAAAATAGTAGCAGATAAAAAGAAAGAAGTAACTTTAAAAAAAGAGTTGATTCCGGTTTCACAATTAGAAGCCAGTGTTCTTTTTAGTAGGAATTGCTTTTCTTTAGCTGAAAAATTAAAGGCAAGCAACACTGGTATCATCGCAGAACATAAACGCCGTTCGCCTTCAAAGTCGGTCATCAATCAATCTTTGAATGTTCAAGATGTGGCCAAAGGTTATGAGAACGCCGGTGCCTGCGGGATGTCGGTACTCACCGATGGGAAATATTTTGGAGGTTCGCTAGACGATTTGTTACTCGCTAGGGCTTCGGTCTCGATTCCGTTATTGCGTAAAGAATTCATCGTAGACACTTATCAATTAATAGAAGCAAAAGCCTATGGCGCCGATGTTATTTTATTGATTGCAGCTATTTTAACGCGCTACGAAACTAAATTGCTTTCAGAAACAGCAAAAAATCTTGGATTGGACGTGCTGCTGGAAGTCCATAATGAGGAAGAACTTGAAAAATCCATTATGCCGAGCTTAGATATGTTAGGGGTAAATAACAGAAACCTAAAAACGTTCGAGGTAAGCTTGGAGATAAGCAAATCCCTTTCAGAAAAAATACCAGATGATTTTGTAAAAGTTTCAGAAAGTGGCATTAGCAATATTCAATCAATTAAAGAATTAAAACCTTACGGATATAAAGGTTTTTTAATAGGAGAAAACTTTATGAAAACAGATAATCCTGGAAAAAGTGCTACCGATTTTATAAAGAAATTATAA
- a CDS encoding WG repeat-containing protein, protein MKNLLSLIIILILNSNCIQSQVIEESATTVEEAPRSIDQDYYITQLNGKYILTNKNGDPFISNIDEISYASGFSSNYVVKKENKVGLVSARFEKILIPIEYDTIENVYGQYWVVTLENKLGLYTDDITLEPEFDEIKFSTQKGAEIHVKKNGKYGILNKKGELVVPIVYNEIILKNNLFELKKDDKISYLIDGKISKYNINGNNVFRTSKYDNYYVFSENKKKGILDDSNNIVIEPKYDEIKYKRIYYHSNLPEDILIVKNKGKWGIIDIQENNIIPVKYESLNMQFPEKIILGKNGFKQIYDTRSKKLNEEYNFDKFSQYSKDFSIIRKDNKETLIDNDNLNMLFPYQYDYIVHDYLPSNKLIIVEMNEKKGIINIHNEILIPIIYDEVELFCENNIVVKKNDEYSILNSNNKILIPFSKNEIFVYTKNDNTKGLGIYSENSPKRDEYDCDLNKIE, encoded by the coding sequence ATGAAAAATTTATTAAGTCTGATCATTATATTAATTTTAAACAGTAACTGCATCCAATCACAAGTTATCGAGGAAAGTGCAACAACAGTAGAAGAAGCTCCTAGAAGTATAGACCAGGACTATTATATTACTCAATTAAATGGGAAATATATACTTACAAACAAAAATGGTGATCCATTCATATCAAATATTGATGAAATCTCTTATGCATCAGGTTTCTCATCAAATTATGTAGTAAAAAAAGAAAATAAGGTTGGTCTCGTATCTGCTCGATTTGAGAAAATTCTTATTCCAATAGAATATGATACTATTGAAAATGTCTATGGACAATATTGGGTTGTAACATTAGAAAATAAATTAGGTTTATACACTGATGATATAACACTAGAACCTGAATTCGATGAAATAAAATTTTCTACTCAAAAAGGAGCGGAAATCCATGTTAAAAAAAATGGAAAATATGGTATCCTAAACAAAAAAGGTGAATTAGTAGTCCCAATAGTATATAATGAAATTATATTAAAAAATAATTTGTTTGAGCTAAAAAAAGACGACAAAATTAGTTACTTAATTGATGGTAAAATAAGTAAATACAATATTAATGGAAATAATGTCTTTCGTACATCTAAATATGATAATTATTACGTTTTTTCTGAAAATAAAAAAAAGGGAATCTTAGACGACAGTAATAATATTGTAATTGAACCTAAATATGATGAAATAAAATATAAAAGGATATACTATCACAGTAACCTTCCTGAAGATATTCTGATTGTTAAGAACAAAGGGAAATGGGGTATAATAGATATTCAAGAAAACAATATTATTCCAGTTAAATATGAAAGTTTAAATATGCAATTTCCTGAAAAAATTATTCTTGGTAAAAATGGATTCAAACAAATTTATGACACCCGGTCAAAAAAACTTAATGAAGAATATAATTTCGATAAATTCTCTCAATACTCCAAGGATTTCAGCATAATACGAAAAGACAACAAAGAAACCTTAATTGACAATGATAATTTAAACATGTTATTCCCTTATCAATACGACTATATAGTACATGATTACCTTCCAAGTAACAAATTGATTATTGTGGAAATGAATGAAAAAAAAGGTATCATTAATATTCATAATGAAATTTTGATTCCCATAATTTATGATGAAGTTGAATTATTTTGTGAAAATAACATAGTTGTCAAAAAAAACGATGAATATTCAATTCTAAATAGTAATAATAAAATATTAATCCCTTTCTCTAAAAACGAGATTTTTGTATACACGAAAAATGATAACACAAAAGGTTTAGGAATATATTCCGAAAATTCTCCTAAAAGAGATGAGTATGATTGTGACTTAAATAAGATAGAATAA
- the trpD gene encoding anthranilate phosphoribosyltransferase, whose protein sequence is MKEILNRLINHETISKEEAKNVLVNISNGEYNTSQIAAFLTVYMMRSVTIEELEGFRDALLELCLAVDLKEYNAIDLCGTGGDGKDTFNISTLASFVTAGAGVHVTKHGNYGVSSKCGSSNVMEHLGIKFSNDQDFLKRSIADAGICILHAPLFHPAMKNVAPIRKELAVKTFFNMLGPMVNPAFPKNQMVGVFNLELARMYGYLYQNTDKNYTILHALDGYDEVSLTGPTKAIRNQTEQMLKASDFGVEEHQQSDITGGDTIEASAKIFMDVLSGKGTEAQNNVVCANAGMAIATVKELTPKEGFEQAKESLLSGKGLTAFNRLNSMS, encoded by the coding sequence ATGAAAGAAATACTAAACAGATTAATAAACCACGAAACCATCTCCAAGGAAGAGGCCAAAAACGTGCTTGTGAATATTTCCAACGGGGAATACAATACGAGTCAGATTGCCGCATTCTTAACAGTTTATATGATGCGTAGCGTTACCATTGAAGAGCTAGAAGGTTTTCGGGATGCACTTTTAGAGTTGTGTTTGGCAGTAGACTTAAAAGAATACAACGCCATAGATCTATGCGGCACAGGTGGAGATGGCAAAGATACTTTTAATATATCTACTTTAGCCTCTTTTGTAACCGCCGGTGCAGGTGTGCATGTTACCAAGCACGGAAACTATGGCGTGTCTTCAAAATGTGGATCTAGCAATGTTATGGAGCATTTAGGAATTAAATTTTCCAATGATCAAGATTTTTTGAAAAGATCTATCGCTGATGCTGGTATTTGCATTTTACATGCCCCTCTCTTCCACCCTGCTATGAAAAATGTAGCTCCCATTCGAAAAGAATTGGCGGTAAAAACTTTTTTCAATATGCTCGGGCCAATGGTTAATCCCGCTTTCCCAAAAAATCAAATGGTCGGGGTCTTTAACTTAGAGCTGGCCAGAATGTACGGCTACCTCTATCAAAATACAGATAAAAATTATACCATTTTACACGCCCTCGATGGCTACGATGAGGTTTCGCTCACGGGCCCTACCAAAGCCATTAGAAATCAAACCGAACAAATGCTTAAGGCTAGCGATTTTGGGGTAGAAGAACACCAGCAATCCGACATTACCGGTGGCGATACTATAGAAGCTTCCGCAAAAATTTTTATGGATGTTTTAAGCGGGAAAGGAACAGAAGCACAGAACAATGTAGTATGCGCCAATGCAGGAATGGCAATTGCTACGGTAAAAGAACTCACTCCTAAAGAAGGTTTTGAACAAGCCAAAGAATCATTATTAAGCGGAAAAGGGTTAACTGCTTTTAATAGATTAAATTCTATGTCGTGA
- a CDS encoding four helix bundle protein, translating into MKLGEDINEVTLGFPAKEQFNLSSQIRRAADSIALNIAEGSIGQTNPENRKFQGYAIRSIAEVVTYIKHSTEIT; encoded by the coding sequence ATGAAATTAGGAGAGGATATTAATGAGGTTACATTAGGTTTCCCTGCAAAAGAACAATTTAATCTATCGTCACAAATTAGGAGAGCTGCCGATTCCATCGCTTTAAATATAGCCGAAGGTTCTATCGGACAAACAAATCCAGAGAATAGAAAATTTCAAGGCTATGCGATCCGTTCCATTGCTGAAGTAGTTACTTACATAAAGCATTCAACAGAAATTACATAA
- a CDS encoding anthranilate synthase component II yields MKTKENNAQQIPSTSERIKEGLQILVIDNYDSFTYNLVHYLEDLGCEVTVKRNDQLTLEEVAPFDKIVLSPGPGIPEEAGLLKAIIKEYAPTKSIFGVCLGQQAIGEVFGGKLINIDEVYHGVATKIEISQDDPIYKDLPKEIEVGRYHSWVVDPKLPSVLKATSYDENGQVMSLTHTEYDVCGVQYHPESVLTPHGKKILENWLNKKTEDRSQEREVYNIN; encoded by the coding sequence ATGAAGACGAAAGAAAATAACGCCCAGCAAATCCCCTCCACATCGGAGAGGATTAAGGAGGGACTCCAAATATTAGTTATAGATAATTACGACAGTTTCACTTATAACTTGGTGCATTACCTAGAGGACCTAGGTTGCGAAGTAACTGTTAAAAGAAATGACCAATTAACGCTGGAGGAAGTAGCTCCCTTCGACAAAATTGTACTTTCACCGGGGCCGGGAATTCCAGAAGAAGCTGGACTGCTAAAAGCCATTATAAAAGAATATGCGCCTACCAAAAGTATTTTCGGGGTATGCTTGGGGCAACAAGCTATCGGTGAAGTTTTTGGTGGAAAACTCATAAATATCGACGAAGTATATCATGGTGTGGCCACTAAAATAGAAATCTCTCAAGACGATCCTATTTATAAAGACCTTCCTAAAGAGATTGAAGTGGGAAGATACCATAGTTGGGTTGTAGACCCTAAATTGCCTTCAGTGCTAAAAGCTACCTCTTACGATGAAAACGGTCAAGTTATGTCCCTTACCCATACCGAATACGATGTATGCGGAGTTCAATACCACCCAGAATCCGTTCTTACGCCGCATGGCAAGAAAATTTTGGAGAATTGGCTTAATAAAAAGACCGAAGACAGAAGCCAGGAGAGGGAAGTTTATAACATCAACTAA
- a CDS encoding anthranilate synthase component I family protein: MKKNKNYRQINSPFPSERGAGGEAYHLKTNYKQILADTITPVSVYLKIRDRYPNSILLESSDYHANDNSFSYICFNPIATIKVEKNEISKTFPDGAASKEKITKETHVPAVIEDFTKHFKSEKNDFKFINNGLFGYIAYDGVQYFEDIEITKKEDSLEIPDIYYAVYQNIIAINHFKNEAYIFCHCYDCENNIDEIHQLLQAKNFASYNFSKVGNPESKLKDDDYKQLVEEAKKHCHRGDVFQLVLSRRFAQKFKGDEFNVYRALRSINPSPYLFYFDYGNFKIFGSSPEAQLIVKDNKAEIHPIAGTFKRTGNDEKDAELAKQLAVDEKENSEHVMLVDLARNDLSRNGNTVEVETYREVQFFSHVIHLVSKVTGQKKKEIPTMQVVADTFPAGTLSGAPKYMALKLIDKYEATNRDYYGGAIGFMDFEGNFNHAIMIRTFLSKNHELYFQAGAGIVSESKPESELQETYNKLGALKKAMEMAEDI, from the coding sequence ATGAAAAAAAATAAAAATTATAGACAAATTAACTCCCCTTTTCCTTCGGAGAGGGGGGCGGGGGGAGAGGCCTATCATTTAAAAACCAATTACAAACAAATACTTGCCGACACCATAACACCGGTAAGCGTTTACCTAAAAATACGCGATCGATATCCGAATAGTATTTTATTGGAAAGTAGCGATTACCATGCCAACGATAATAGCTTTTCTTACATCTGCTTTAATCCCATTGCTACCATAAAGGTTGAAAAAAATGAGATTTCAAAGACATTCCCAGATGGAGCCGCTTCCAAAGAAAAGATTACAAAAGAAACCCATGTACCTGCTGTAATAGAAGACTTCACCAAACATTTTAAGTCGGAAAAGAATGATTTTAAATTCATAAACAATGGTCTGTTTGGCTATATTGCTTACGATGGAGTTCAATATTTTGAAGATATTGAAATTACAAAAAAGGAAGATTCCTTAGAAATCCCAGATATCTATTACGCCGTTTATCAAAACATAATAGCCATCAACCACTTTAAAAACGAAGCTTATATATTTTGTCATTGTTATGATTGCGAAAACAATATTGATGAAATACATCAATTATTACAGGCTAAAAACTTTGCTTCCTACAATTTTTCCAAAGTGGGGAACCCAGAATCTAAATTAAAAGACGACGATTACAAACAGCTTGTAGAAGAAGCCAAGAAACACTGCCATCGCGGGGATGTTTTTCAATTGGTACTAAGTCGTCGCTTCGCCCAAAAATTCAAGGGAGACGAATTTAATGTATACCGTGCCTTACGATCTATAAATCCGTCACCCTATTTATTCTATTTCGACTACGGAAACTTTAAAATTTTTGGCAGCTCACCAGAAGCGCAACTCATCGTAAAAGATAATAAAGCAGAAATTCATCCTATTGCCGGTACATTTAAACGTACTGGAAACGATGAAAAAGACGCAGAACTGGCCAAACAACTTGCGGTAGACGAAAAAGAGAATAGCGAACATGTAATGTTGGTTGATTTGGCGAGAAACGACCTCAGCAGAAATGGAAATACCGTAGAAGTGGAAACCTATCGGGAAGTACAATTTTTTTCCCATGTTATCCATTTAGTTTCCAAGGTAACCGGACAAAAAAAGAAAGAAATACCAACCATGCAAGTAGTTGCAGATACTTTCCCGGCTGGCACATTAAGCGGTGCCCCAAAATACATGGCATTAAAACTCATAGATAAATACGAAGCTACCAACCGCGATTATTATGGTGGTGCCATCGGTTTTATGGATTTTGAAGGTAATTTTAACCACGCTATAATGATCCGTACTTTTTTAAGTAAGAATCATGAACTTTATTTTCAGGCAGGAGCAGGAATTGTTTCAGAATCTAAACCAGAAAGCGAGTTACAAGAGACGTATAATAAATTAGGAGCTTTAAAAAAAGCAATGGAAATGGCGGAAGATATATAA
- a CDS encoding YceI family protein, whose protein sequence is MKKNILKSVLAFSVVIGSSSFTEVETKKVDTEKSEVTWKGYKVTGSHEGTVALKSGELTFDGDKLVGGDFTVDMTSLGSTDLEGEYKTKLDGHLKSDDFFGVNNHPTANLTFTKVKSTGKNSYEVTGDLTVKGETHPVTFDMSVYGSKATANVKIDRTKHNVRYGSGSFFDNLGDKTIYDEFDLVVDLVF, encoded by the coding sequence ATGAAAAAGAACATTTTAAAATCAGTATTGGCATTTTCTGTAGTCATTGGCTCTTCTTCTTTCACGGAAGTCGAAACCAAGAAAGTTGACACCGAAAAAAGTGAGGTTACCTGGAAAGGTTATAAAGTAACTGGATCTCATGAAGGTACAGTAGCATTGAAGAGCGGTGAACTTACGTTTGATGGCGACAAGCTTGTGGGAGGTGACTTTACAGTAGACATGACTTCCTTGGGATCTACAGACCTAGAAGGTGAGTACAAGACTAAATTGGATGGTCACTTAAAATCTGATGATTTTTTTGGCGTAAACAATCACCCAACAGCCAATCTTACCTTTACTAAGGTAAAATCTACGGGTAAAAATTCTTATGAAGTTACTGGAGACCTTACCGTTAAAGGAGAAACGCATCCCGTTACTTTCGATATGTCCGTATACGGAAGTAAGGCTACAGCCAATGTAAAAATAGACAGAACCAAACACAATGTGCGCTACGGTTCTGGAAGTTTCTTCGATAATTTAGGAGACAAAACCATTTACGACGAATTCGATCTTGTGGTAGATTTAGTTTTCTAA